One Dermacentor andersoni chromosome 6, qqDerAnde1_hic_scaffold, whole genome shotgun sequence genomic window carries:
- the LOC140218783 gene encoding uncharacterized protein, giving the protein MRNENVRGFRLQLSEVKVLAYADDIAVFCEDRDSVLEVVHLVKKYCEQSGSQINWQKSIGIWHGHWDIIPAHFANIRWSTTPTKYLGVPLEHYNDTAQYWSDEADRMSEKSKGWLGRDLSMFGRASVCNLFLVAKVWYIMQVLSMCRSSVQKMHRVFAVFIWASSWERISRTNLFRSARSGGLGLSHLFIRQIVSRFLFFRDQRNDFLRTVIQVRLGKALPQYVVTTSDVKGGSIRGYLREVVDSLRMLSVRFSMEYLCSVTRKTLYKDLVDTMLPIPLYRSVNWGGQGDDVLKRVKKMPVRPSQKTFFFKLHTNTLPVKTWLDEKGIYVPWTVNCLLCKKPETIEHVFIDCWDPTFHWDILQRTLKKELPITPLGIRYLPTDNEGGVPYDMFMLLGLHSLWKTRMAVRHSDVDTRPTRINFIESVAYIRAIYRAQSEPPEWVAILDELIKLKRF; this is encoded by the coding sequence ATGCGCAATGAAAACGTCCGAGGATTTCGGCTACAGCTTTCTGAAGTCAAGGTACtggcatacgctgatgacatcgcagTCTTCTGCGAGGATCGTGATAGCGTACTTGAAGTTGTACATCTTGTAAAGAAGTACTGTGAACAATCTGGGTCCCAGATCAATTGGCAAAAAAGCATCGGTATATGGCACGGTCATTGGGACATTATACCAGCTCACTTTGCAAACATCCGGTGgtcaacaacgccaactaagtacTTGGGTGTGCCGCTCGAGCACTATAATGATACCGCACAGTACTGGTCCGATGAAGCTGATAGAATGAGTGAAAAATCAAAGGGTTGGCTTGGCCGAGATTTGTCAATGTTTGGACGTGCATCTGTGTGCAATCTCTTTTTAGTAGCGAAAGTGTGGTATATTATGCAAGTGTTATCAATGTGTCGTTCAAGTGtgcaaaaaatgcatcgtgtttttgccGTATTCATATGGGCTTCCAGTTGGGAGAGGATAAGCAGAACCAATTTGTTTCGTTCAGCTCGAAGTGGTGGGCTAGGTCTGTCGCATTTGTTTATCAGACAAATTgtgtcgcgttttcttttttttcgggatcAGAGAAATGATTTTCTACGCACAGTAATTCAAGTTCGTTTGGGAAAAGCACTGCCGCAATATGTTGTAACGACCAGTGATGTGAAGGGAGGAAGTATTAGGGGGTATCTGCGTGAAGTGGTTGATTCACTTCGTATGTTGAGTGTGCGGTTTTCCATGGAATATCTGTGCTCTGTGACAAGAAAAACACTGTATAAAGACTTAGTTGATACAATGTTGCCAATACCATTGTACAGGTCTGTAAACTGgggaggccaaggagatgatgtactgaaacgggtgaaaaaaatgccagttagaccctctcaaaaaacgtttttctttaagctacacacAAACACGCTACCTGTAAAAACATGGTTAGACGAAAAAGGAATATATGTGCCATGGACAGTAAACTGCTTACTTTGTAAAAAGCCAGAGACCATTGAACACGTTTTCATCGATTGCTGGGACCCAACATTTCATTGGGATATCTTACAACGTACACTTAAAAAAGAACTACCGATCACACCTCTTGGTATTCGATATTTGCCAACCGATAACGAAGGAGGAGTTCCGTACGATATGTTTATgctccttggcctccacagtctgtGGAAAACGAGAATGGCAGTGCGACACTCGGATGTCGATACCCGTCCGACGAGAataaacttcatcgaaagtgtcgCGTATATTCGGGCAATATATCGTGCCCAGAGTGAGCCCCCCGAGTGGGTGGCTATTCTTGATGAACTGATCAAGCTGAAGCGATTTTAA